In Sphingomonas sp. KC8, the sequence TCACCATTCGCTCGATGGCGAAGCTGGTTGTCTGGCCGAGCAGCAGCCAGACAACTAGCGTGCCGATGCCGACCACGAGCGCGATATAGGTGAGCCAGGCGGCGGCGCGGTTGGCGAGGTCCTGGGTACGCGACCGGGTCGCCTGTGCCTTCCTCACCAGGTCAATGACCTGAGCGAGATAGGTCTTGTCGCCGGTGGCGGTCACCTCGATCGTAACGGCCCCGGCGCCGTTGATGGCACCGCCGATCGCCGCTTCGCCGACACCCTTGGAGACCGGTTTGGACTCGCCCGTCAACATCGCTTCATTGAACCCGGAGACGCCCTCGATAATCACGCCGTCGACCGGCACCTTGGCGCCGGGACGCACAAGCACGCGGTCGCCGGGCGCGAGCGCCGCTATGGGGACGTCGTGGGTGGAGCCGTTGGCGTCGATGCGGGTCGCCACATCCGGCAAGAGGCGTACCAATTCCTCTAGCGCTCTCGAAGCACCCATGACCGAGCGCATCTCGATCCAGTGGCCGAGCAGCATGATGCCGATCAGCGTAACCAGCTCCCAATAGAAAGCTTCGCCCGGGAAGCCGAAGGTGACGGCCGCGGAGAAGAAATAGGCGGCCGAGATCGCTAGCGCGATCAGGGTCATCATACCGGGCTGCTTCTTGCGCAGCTCGGAGACGAAGCCCGTCAGGAACGGCCAGCCGCCATAGACATAGACGATGGTGGAGAGCGCGAAGAGCAAAAGCCCATCGCCGGGAAAGACGATGGTCCCGGCAAGGCCGAGCCAATGCTGAATCATTGGCGACAAGAGCAGCACGGGCGGCGTCAGGACTAAAGTCACCCAAAAGCGACGCCGGTAATCGGCGATCATCGCGCCATGATCGTGGCCGCCGGCATGATCGGCATGGGTAGAACCGGATGCTTGGACAAGAGCGGCCCCAGTCCCAACCGCATCCGTTTCACGCTGATGATGATGGTGGTGTGCGCCAGGCTGATTCATCCTTTGGTCCTTCTTGTGAGCTGGATGGCCATCGGCGCGCCGGTGGTCAGAAGTATATTGCGCGCCCACCGCATGCCCCCGGTGTGGTGCAGTGCCTTCATCAGGAGTGCACGCGTCCCAGGCGCGGAATGAACCCGGGAACGCGGCGCCTGTAGCTCTCATAGTCAGCGCCGAAGGTTGCGATCGCATCGCCTTCTTCGCTACGGGCGAGACGCACATACATGACGACCAACACGGGAAACATGAGGAGCGTCAGCAGCGTCGGCCATTGCAGCAGGAACCCGAACATCACGAGGATGAAGCCGAGATATTGCGGATGACGGGCCCAGCCATAGACGCCCGTCGTCGCCAGTACGCCGTCGCGCTGGGCGGCGTAGAGCGTATTCCAGGCCGACGCGATCAGGGTGAAGCCGCCACCGATAAACACGAAGCTGAGCAGATGAAAGGGACCGAAATGCGGATTTTGGCGCCAGCCGAACAGCTCTTCGAGAAGATGGCCGGCATCGTGCGTGAACCAATCGAAGCCCGGGTAGCGGCTCTGTAACCAGCCTGAGAGTAGATAGATGGTGAGCGGAAACCCGTACATCTCGGTGAACAGCGCGATGATGAACGCGCTAAACGCACCGAACGAACGCCAATCCCGCTCGGTCTGTGGCTTGAAGAAGCTGAACGCAAACAAGATGAACACGGCCGAGTTAACCAGCGCAAGGCCCCAAAGGCCATAGCCATAATCGGCGTGCGTCATCTCGGCGCCCCTTCGGTGCGTTCGTTGGAATTGGCCGGCAGGCCGGTCTGCGCCTGTGTGGGTTCATCGCCGCCATGGTGATGACCGCCATGACCGCGGTGCATGAACAGATGCATGAGCGGACAAGCGAGAAGGATCAGATAGGGCAGCGCACCGAAGAAGTGCGCGGTATGCTCGGCAATCAGAAAAAAGCCGGCGACCAGGAGGAATCCAATCAGGACCATTCTCCCACGCTTGCGTAATCGATGGTCGTGATCATCCATATGCCGCCCCTCTTCTAACCGATGTCCTGCAAGCGTAGATCGGAGCCCGAGAGCAAGGTATAAGTAGAGACCGCAGTCCAAAGCGGGCGACCGGCGTAGGCGCGGAACAGCCTAACTAGCTGTCGCTGCCATTTTCACGCCATCAACCAAAAGTGAGGCTGGAAGGCTTTCCTGCGGCTTTTGCGTATCGTCGCGGGCGGAAGAATAACCATCGTCCCCACGGCCATTCCGGGACGACCGTGCTTGAGCGCAAGGCTCGATCGATCTTGCGGCGTGGACTGCCTCCGATAGTATGGGCATCAATCCCCGCAGCCCCTCATCGGCCGTTGGCTCTTGTCGAGTCCGGCCTTCGCCGCCAGACCAGCGGCAGCGCAATGAGGAGAAGCATCGACATCCAGCCGATGCCGAGCAGAATCCGCGACTGCTCTCCCGGCTCGGCCAAGGCGATCGCAATCGGTGCAAGGGCCTGACCGATGCTGGCCGCAGCATGCTGGAGCCCAAGTTTCCAGCCGGAGGGCAGCGCGGAACCGCCGATCCAGAAGCTCGTGACGAGACGAATGCTCGCCGAGCTCCAGCCAGCTGCGACAATGAGGCCGGCGATCCCGACCATGGACGATCCGTAGGGAAAGACGAACAGGGCGGCGGCGAGAAGCGCAAGCGTGAAGCATGCGAGCAATCTCGGCGCGGTCACCAGCCAGGAGACCCTGGTGTGGAACAGCTGCGCCGCCAACATGGCAAACCCGCAAAGACTGAGCATCCATGCAATCGTCTCCCGGTTTAGGCTTGTTTCGGCCCGGGTCACCAACAGGCTGACATGGATGGCAGCAAGCCCTCCGCCGCCAAGGACCGTGACAAGCAGAAGGATGAGGGTGGTCGGAAGCGACGCTGCTTCGCGATCATCGCCCCTCGACCCTGCGCCGCCGCTCGCCGGCAGACGCACGAACATCATGAAGAGCGCGATCATCGCGACGAGAGCCGCCAGCATCAGGAGTGGTGCTCGGGGAAAGACCGCCCTGGAGGCCTCGGCGAGCAGTGGAGCGGACATATCTCCCAGGAACACGAAGGCGGTGAGCCAGGTGAAGTGTATCGCCCGCTTGCTCCGCCCGCCGGCGGCAAAGCTCGTGGCAAGCAACGCGAGCGGTATTATCGCGGCCGCAGACATGCCGGCGAGCATGCGCAACAGATAGAGTACCGGAAGCGCCACGACCCCGACCGGCGCCAGCGCAAACACCAGAACGACGAGCGCAGCGCGCAAGACGACCCGATAGTCCACGCGGTCCGCGAGCCAACCCCACAGCGGCGCAAAGAGCAACGCCGCTAGGGGATGCACCGCACTCAGGCTCGCGACATGGAAGTCATGGGCGCGCAGCGATAGGGGCGACTGTCCATCGTCGACAAGCGACGGCAGGAACGCGAGCATGGCCGTCTGACCCGCGGACGCAGCCGCCACCGCGAACAGCAACAATATGGACGAGCGGGACCGCTTCCCATTCTCGCCGTCCCCATCCGCCAGGGGATTCGGCCCACTACGTGATCCTGCTGACGCCGCGTCGTGGCTCACCACCACAATCGCAGGCCGACCACCACGCGGCGCTCGGTCACAAGCTCGCGATTCGCACGCCGGAAGTCGGCGGTCCCGCCGAGAGCGCATTCCCAGACAAAGCCGACATGGGGCGCGAGCTTGCGGGAGAATTCGTAACGCAGCCGCTCGCCAGCCCCTGGACGAAACGACGCCGCGCGATCGGTAGGCTGTGAAACGGAGGCATGACTGGTGCTTTCGCCATGGATGGTCAGGCCAGATCGAGGACGATTCGCCCCTCGATGTCGCCATGGTGCATGCGCGCGAAGACATCGTTGATGTTCTCCAGCTTTTCGGTGTGCACCGTCGCGTGGACCTTGCCTTCACCGGCAAATTCTAGCGCTTCGAGAAGGTCGAGCCGGGTGCCGACGATCGAGCCGCGCACGGTGATGCCGTTGAGCACGGTGTCGAAGATGGACAGCGGAAAATCGCCCGGCGGCAGGCCGTTGAGCGCCACCGTTCCGCCGCGCCTGACCATGCCCAGCGCCTGCTGGAAGGCCGTGGGTGAGACCGCGGTGACGAGGACGCCCTGCGCCCCGCCGATCGCTTTCTTGATGGCGACCGAAGGATCCTCATCACGCGCATTGACGGTCAGTGCGGCACCAAGGCGCGTCGCAAGATCGAGCTTGCGATCATCGATGTCGACCGCCGCGACGTTGAAGCCCATCGCGCGGGCATATTGCACTGCCATGTGCCCGAGCCCGCCGATCCCCGAGACCACCACCCATTCGCCAGGCTTCGTCTCGGTGGCCTTCAGTCCCTTATAGACCGTGACGCCCGCGCAAAGGATCGGCGCGATGTCGATGAAGCCGACATTGTCGGGAAGATGCCCGACATAGTTGGGATCGGCGAGGACATATTCCGCGAAGCTGCCATTGACCGAATAGCCGGTATTCTGCTGGAGTTCGCACAGGGTTTCCCAGCCGCCCAGGCAATGCACGCAATGACCGCAGGCGGTGTAGAGCCAGGGAACGCCGACCCGGTCACCTTCCTTGACGTGCGTGACGCCCGATCCGACGGCGGCGATATGGCCGACGCCTTCATGGCCCGGAATGAACGGCGGGTTGGGCTTCACCGGCCAATCACCTTCGGTCGCGTGCAGGTCGGTGTGGCAGACCCCGGTCGCTGCGATCTTGACGAGGATCTGGCCGGGGCCGACCTCGGGGATCGGCGCCTCTTCGATGACCAGCGGCGCGCCAAATTCGCGGACGACGGCCGCCTTCATGGTTTTCGCCATGTCTGCTTTTCCTTCTATGAGAGTGTCAGAACAGACCGAGCGCGTGCTCGTCATAGGAGACGAGCAGGTTCTTGGTCTGCTGGTAATGATCGAGCATCATCTTGTGGTTCTCGCGCCCGAACCCCGACGCCTTGTAGCCTCCGAACGCGGCATGGGCGGGATACTGATGATAGCAGTTGGTCCAGACCCGGCCGGCCTGGATCGCGCGGCCGAGCCGGTAGGCAGTATTGCCGTTGCGGGTCCAGACGCCCGCGCCGAGGCCATAGGCCGTGTCATTGGCGAGCGTGATCGCCTCCTCGACCGTCTTGAACCGAGTGACCGACAGGACCGGTCCGAAGATTTCCTCCTGGAAGATCCGCATGCGGTTATCGCCGACGAACACGGTCGGCTGCACGAAATAGCCGTGGTCGAGTTCGCCGCCAGGAAGCGCGCGGGCACCGCCGGTCAGGCATTGCGCGCCTTCGGCCTTGCCGATCTCGATATAGCCGAGGATCTTGTGGAGCTGGTCTTCGGACGCCTGGGCGCCGACCTGGACCAAAGGATCGAGCGGGTTGCCCTGCCGGATCGCGGCGACGCGCGCCACGGCACGCTCCATGAAGCGGTCGAAGATCGATTCATGGACCAGTGCCCGCGAGGGACAGGTGCAAACCTCGCCCTTGTTGAAGGCGAAGAGCGTGAAACCTTCGAGCGCCTTGTCGAAGAAGGCATCCTCCTCGTCGAGCACGTCGGCCATGAAGATGTTGGGCGATTTGCCGCCAAGCTCCATCGTCTGCGAGATGAGATGGTCGGCGGCGGCACGCATGATCTGCTTGCCGGTGACGGTCTCCCCCGTGAAGGAGACTTTGGCAATGCGGGGATTGGCGGCGATCGCCTGGCCGACGGTCCGCCCGGGGCCGGTCACGACGTTGAGCACGCCCGGCGGCAGAATATCGGCGGTGAGCTCGGCGAGCATCATCAGCGTGAGGGGTGTCTGAGAGGCGGGTTTGATGACCGTGCAGTTGCCCGCGGCCAGCGCAGGCGCGATCTTCCAAGCTGCCATCAGCAACGGGAAATTCCACGGGATGATCTGCCCGACGACGCCAAGCGGCTCGCGGAAATGATAGGCGATGGTGTCGTGATCTATCGACGAGATCGCGCCCTCCTCCGCCCGGATGCAGCCGGCGAAGTAGCGAAAATGATCAATCGCGAGGGGCACATCGGCGGCGCGCGTCTCGCGGATCGGCTTGCCGTTGTCGATCGTCTCGGCCAGCGCCAGAAGCTCAAGATTGTCTTCGAGACGATCGGCGATCCGGTTGAGCAGACGCGCTCGCTCGGCTAGCGAGACCCTCGCCCATCCATCCTTGGCGGCGTAAGCTGCATCGAGAGCGCGCTCGACATCATCCGGGGTCGAGAGGGCGAACTCGGCGATCAGGGCACCGTTGATCGGGCTCGTGTCCGCGAAATATTCGCCCGTGGCGGGAGCGCTCCAGCGGCCGCCGATAAAATTGTCATAGCGGTGCCGGAACGATGGTGCCGCGTTGATGGTCCCGATCGCTTTCTCGTACATCGCCTGTTCTCCATCTCCATTGATGTATGATGGAGTAAGCCCTCTGGTGGGCGGGCCTATAAGTATGTTCCGCAGGCAATCGCTGAGCAGCGCTGTCACCAATCGAGGATCAAACACGACAGAAGAACCGATGATTTTTCATCAACCTTCGGTCTGAATATGTAAGTTACGAATCCGCTTGCATCGGACTGGTATGCGGGCGATTTTGCGGAATGGACCAAGGTCCAGGATCAAAGCGAACTCGTGACGGCGCCTGATCCAACCGGTTCGCATTCTCTGGAAACGCAATTGACCCGCGGTGTAAACGGCGGGCCAAGGCGTCGGCTTGACCGGCCAATTCGTCCCCCGTGCTGGCTAGGAGCCGATCGGCCGGCCTGTCATCAAGGTTCGCATGGGAGCCGCTTCAGCAACCGCCCCGCGACGTGCGCGACATACCGGAGGTGCCGTCCTGGTCCCCCGAATGCCGCATGGCCATCCGATGGTCCTGCATCATCTGGTCATGCATCTGTCGGCTGCCGTGCCGCATGCCCTGCATGTGGGCAGTACGGGGCTGGGCGGGCACCGGCTTGGCCTTGAGGGTCTCCTCAAGATCGGGCATGCCCGGCGGCATACCGTCGGCGAGAACAGGCCCACCACCCACGGCGAGGATGCCAAGAGCTGCGAGCGAAGCGATAATTGCCGTTTTCTTGCGCAAGTATCTATTCCTTCAAGTCTGGGTTTCAGTTCGACGGAGCATGTGCCCGGTCAATTGTCGCTCCGCCGGAGCTTGCCCGGAAGATGGTGGCGACCTCGGCCGGGCTGTATACGTAATGTGCGAAGCACTACTTAGCTGGCCATATCCGCCATCGCCTGGCACAGTTCGGCGCAGTCGGTCAGCATGGTGACCAGCGCAGTCCCGGCCAGAATGGCCCCCTGCCCGGTCACACAGGCGGCGGTCTCCAGGCACAAGCGGCGCCACCCGACGCAATGATCGACGCAGCCGTCATGGGCCTACATCTGATGGTGCTGTGCCGCAGCCGGTGCCGCCATCGCACCGGCTGCCGCTAGATCTGCGTCCGCCGTCAGTAATTCGCGTCACTCGATCATCATGCTGTCCCCATCGTTATGTCCACGACCGCGTGCCGCCTCGGGCGGCTGCGTCCCCCGGACTAACGGATCAATCCAAGGCGCGCCTCTCGCCAGCACGCCGTGCTGGGCGGCGTAGAGCGTCTTCCTGGCGAAGCGATCAGGATGAAGCCGCCGCGGATAAACGCCGAGCGGAGCAGATGAGCTCAATGCTCCAGGATCAAAAAGAAGCCTGCTATCGATGACACACACCAGGCCCATATTCGTAGTGAGCGGCTTTGCTTTGCTTGGGGGTTGTCGAATCCCACAATGGGCTTCCGTCACAGCACTTTTACGACAATGGATGAGGTAGCCGCGAAGCGGTGATCATCCGCTGTCGAACTATCTTACGACGAGAACCGGAAGCGAGGAACGGCTCACCACCTCCTGGGTCTGACTGCCCAGAAAGAGGCGCCCCAGACCTCGGCGACCATGGGACGCCATAACGATCAGAGAGCAACCTTTCTTAGCCGCCACCTCGAGGATTGCTTCCGCCGGGCGGCTTTGGGGAACGTGGTGAGTTTCGCAGGGCACGCCCAGTTTTTCGGCACTGGCTTTGATAGGATCGAGCAGTTCCTGCGCATACCTGGTCTGATCGGCATGGTATCTCTCGAAGTCGTTCGGTCCAAGGGCCCAGCCTTCTCCGGCATAAATCGGAAACGGCTCAGTCACCGTCACAACTATGACTTCGGCGCCGAGGTTCGCTGCGAGCGAGAGTCCGTGATCGACGCCTTTTTGCGCAAGTTCCGAACCGTCTGTAGCGATGAGGATATGCTTATACATAGCTGAAGTATCCTTCTTTTTAAGCTTGGCGTGAATGCCTTGGCTGTCCGCCGTCAGCACCAATGGCACAGATTTGAGGTTGTGATTTGAGGAGGATCTGGGCTTCGTCGCAGTGACGAAGGAACGCAGATGAAGCCCAGATCCTCCCATTCAAAATTGTCGTCGAAGGCCCCTGCGGAGCAGGTGGTGAAGAGCATCCGGCGGCAGACCCGTCGGCACTTCTCGGCTGAGGACAAGATCCGGATCGTGCTGGATGGCCTGCGCGGCGAGGACAGCATTGCCGAGCTGTGCCGCAAGGAAGGGATCGCCCAGAGCCTGTACTACACCTGGTCGAAGGAGTTCATGGAAGCCGGCAAGCGACGCCTGGCCGGCGACACCGCTCGTGCTGCGACCACCGGCGAGGTGCAGGATCTGCGCCGCGAAGCCCGGGCCCTGAAGGAATGCGTGGCCGACCTGACGCTCGAGAACCGGCTGCTCAAAAAAAGCATGATCGCGGATGGGGAAGGCGAAGAATGAGGTATCCCGCATCCGAGAAGCTCGAGATCATCAGGATCGTCGAACAGTCGCACCTGCCGGCCAAGCGCACGCTGGACCAGCTCGGCATTCCCCGCCGGACGTTCTATCGTTGGTATGATCGCTACCTTGAAGGTGGGCCGGAAGCGTTGGAAGATCGGCCATCGGTGCCGATCCGGGTGTGGAACCGCATCCCGGCCAAGATCTACGACCAGATCATCGAGCTGGCGCTGGAACAGTCCGAGCTGAGCCCCCGGGAGCTGGCCGTGCGCTTCACCGACGAGCAGCGCTACTTCGTATCGGAAGCCACGGTTTACCGGCTGCTCAAGGCCCACGACCTGATCACCAGCCCGGCTTACGTTGTGATCAAGGCGGCCGACCAGTTCCACACGAAGACCACCCGCCCGAACGAGATGTGGCAGACCGACTTCACCTACTTCAAGATTATCGGGTGGGGTTGGATGTACCTGTCGACCGTGCTCGACGACTTCTCGCGCTATATCATCGCCTGGAAGCTGTGCACCAACATGCGGGCCGAGGACGTGACCGACACGCTGGACCTCGCCCTGGCAGCTTCCGGCTGCGACAGCGCCACGGTGCTGCACAAGCCCCGGCTGCTCAGCGACAATGGCCCCAGCTACATCGCCGGTGAGCTGGCCGAATACATCGAAGTCCGGAAGATGAGCCACGTACGCGGAGCCCCGTGTCATCCCCAGACCCAGGGCAAAATCGAGCGCTGGCACCAGACCCTGAAGAACCGCATCCTGCTGGAAAACTACTTCCTGCCTGGCGACCTCGAGGCCCAGATCGAGGCCTTCGTCGAGCACTACAACCACCAGCGTTACCATGAGAGCCTGGCCAACGTGACGCCCGCCGACGCCTACTTCGGCAGGGCGCCGGCCATCATCAAGCAGCGCGAAAGGCTCAAGCGACAGACCATCGAACATCGGCGCTTGCAGCACCGCAAGCTCGCCGCCTAACATCAATCCCCAGACGAGGCCCGCACTCCGCTAATCTACGCCGCGATCTGCGCCAAATGTTCTGACGACGGACAGCCTTGGCTGCGCTCTGTTCAATGACGTGCTTACCACAGGCATGCTTCGGTGCCCTATCCAGCTAATTGGAATCTACTTTCGCTAGGACGCTCGCGATGTCGCGCGCAACGATGTCCATGCCCTGCATCCCGTCGACCTCCACGAGTTCTCCTCTCCGGCGATAATAGTTCAAGAGCGGCGCGGTCTTTTGCCGGTACTCGTCAAGACGTGTAGCGAAGGTATCCGGATTGTCATCGCTACGAACCGTACCTCCAGCGGCCAGCGTATCGGCGACGCGCTTTTCCATTCGCTCGATGAGCGTGGCCGGATTGACCTTCAATTCGATCACCGCGTCAAGCTTGACGCCTTTTTGGTCCAGCATTGCCGTCAGGGCCTCCGCCTGCGCGACCGTCCGGGGGAAGCCGTCTAGAATGAACCCCCTGCGGCAATCCTCTTGATCGATCCGATCAGATACCATGTGGCTGACCACGTCGTCCGGTACGAATTCGCCGCGATCCATGATCGCCTTGGCCCCGCGCCCGATTCCCGTGCCGTTGGCCACAGCCGCGCGCAGCATCTCACCTGTGGAAAGCTGAGGAATGGAATAGCGTTCAACCAGGCGCTGCGCCTGCGTCCCTTTCCCTGCTCCGGGCGGTCCGAGCATTATCAGCCTCATTGTCTTTTCCTACCCCTCGTAGTGGCGGACGACGCCGTCTGAAAGACACCGATTATTACAGCGCCTGCCGGTTAAGCCTGAGAGCGTTGGCCACCACGCTGACGGAAGACAACGCCATCGCCGCCGCTGCTATGACGGGAGAAAGCAGAATTCCAAAAAGCGGATAGAGGACACCCGCGGCGACCGGGATACCGGCGACGTTATACATGAATGCAAACACCAGATTCTGACGGATGTTGGCCATCGTCGCCTGCGACAAGCGCCGTGCCCGCACGATACCGGTAAGGTCGCCCTTCAGCAGGGTGACGCCAGCGCTCTCAATAGCAACGTCCGTCCCCGATCCCATGGCAATGCCGACGTCAGCGGCGGCAAGGGCAGGCGCGTCGTTAACCCCGTCGCCGGCCATCGCCACCACCCGTCCTTCCTGCTTCAGACGCGCAACCACGGCGCTCTTCTCGTCTGGCAGGACTTCGGCTTCGACTTCGTCGATGCCGAGCCGCTTGGCGACAGCCACCGCGGTGGTTCGATTGTCGCCCGTGAGCATGACAACGCGAATCCCCTCAGCCCTTAGCGCGGCGAGCGCATCGGGCGTAGTCTGCTTTACAGGATCAGCAATCGCAAATACGCCGCCGACCCTGCCGTCCACGCCGATGAATATGGCGGTCGCGCCATCGCCTCGAAGCTGATCAGCCGTCTCCGCCAACAGTGCGGTAGAAATGCCTTCCTCCCCAAGGAAGCGCGCATTCCCGAGAACGATCTTTCTGCCCTCGACGGTTCCGAGCGCGCCCCGCCCGGTCGGAGAGTCGAACGCGCTGACGTCGGTCAGGGCGATACCACGATCCTGCGCAGCTTCAACTATAGCCAATGCAAGCGGATGCTCCGAAGCTCGTTCAACAGAGGCGGCGAGCCTCAAAAGTTCGGATTCTTGGAACCCCTCGGCTGGAACGATTGAGGTCACCGCCGGACGGCCTTCGGTCAAGGTGCCGGTTTTGTCGACGACAAGGGTATCGACCTTTTCCATATGCTCAAGCGCTTCGGCATTCTTGATGAGAACACCAACACCCGCGCCACGGCCGACACCGACCATGATCGACATGGGTGTGGCGAGGCCGAGCGCACACGGACAGGCGATGATGAGGACGGCGACAGCTGCGACGAGGCCGTATGCGAAACGAGGTTCAGGACCCCACATGGCCCAACCGACAAATGCAAGTATCGCAATCAGGATCACAACGGGAACAAACCATCCGGAAACGCGATCGGCCATTCGTTGGATGGGTGCACGAGAGCGCTGCGCTTCAGCCACCATCTGAACAATGCGGGCGAGCATCGTGTCTCGGCCCACCTTTTCCGCGACGATAATGAGGGCACCGGTCTGATTGAGCGTTCCGCCGATGACCTTGTCATCCTTCGCCTTCGTGACCGGCATGGATTCGCCCGTGACCATGGACTCGTCGAGCGACGAACGTCCGTCGTCGACGAGTCCGTCGACCGGCACCTTCTCGCCAGGACGCACACGCAGGCGGTCGCCCACGGCGACGAGATCGAGGCTGATCTCTTCGTCCGTACCGTCTGGCGCGATACGGCGGGCAGTTTTTGGCGCCAAGTTCAGCAAAGCCTTGATTGCACCCGAGGTACGTTCCCTGGCTTTCAGTTCCAGCACTTGGCCGAGCAGCACCAAAACAGTGATCACGGCAGCGGCTTCAAAATAGACCGCAACGACGCCGTCCGCACTTCGGAAAGCGGGTGGGAAGATGTGGGGCGCAAGCGTGGCCACGACGCTGTATAACCATGCCACGCCGGTACCCATCGCAATCAGCGTGAACATATTGAGGTTGCGGGACCTGAGCGATGCCCAGCCACGTTCAAAGAAGGGCCACCCTGCCCACAGGACGACTGGAGTGGCCAGCGCGAGTTGCACCCAGACCGAGACCGACATCGGCACTATCCGGTGCAGCGCGGGAATGAGGTGCGCTCCCATCTCAAGTAACAGCACAGGGAGCGTAAGGACCATTCCGATCCAGAAGCGGCGCGTCATGTCGAGAAGTTCATGACTCGGCCCCGTATCGGCCGTCACGGTGGCAGGCTCCAATCCCATGCCGCATATGGGGCAAGCGCCTGGATGGTCCTGACGGATCTCCGGGTGCATCGGGCAGGTCCAGATCGTTCCCGCAGGAGCATCAATGGGGGGAGGCGAAGAGCCAAGGTACCGCTTCGGCTCAGCGAGAAATTTCGTGCGGCAGGTAGCGCTGCAAAAATGGTAGGTCTCGCCGGCATGGTCGGCATGATGCTCGGTCTTCTGAGGATCGACCGCCATGCCGCAAACTGGATCTTTTGTCGCTGCGTGCGTGCCCTGCCCGGTCTGGCCAGAGCAGCAACCATGTCCGTGAACGTGTGCCGAAGCGCCTGAATCTTTCATCGTTTCATCTCCTTCGGTCCAGGCCCGATCTCGGCTTCATCACTATGGCAGGATCACACGGGTTTGCATCCTCACGCCGCCACCGGCGGTGAGAGAGTTCCGAGCCAACCCACCAGCGCGAA encodes:
- a CDS encoding methyltransferase family protein, which translates into the protein MTHADYGYGLWGLALVNSAVFILFAFSFFKPQTERDWRSFGAFSAFIIALFTEMYGFPLTIYLLSGWLQSRYPGFDWFTHDAGHLLEELFGWRQNPHFGPFHLLSFVFIGGGFTLIASAWNTLYAAQRDGVLATTGVYGWARHPQYLGFILVMFGFLLQWPTLLTLLMFPVLVVMYVRLARSEEGDAIATFGADYESYRRRVPGFIPRLGRVHS
- the adhP gene encoding alcohol dehydrogenase AdhP, translated to MAKTMKAAVVREFGAPLVIEEAPIPEVGPGQILVKIAATGVCHTDLHATEGDWPVKPNPPFIPGHEGVGHIAAVGSGVTHVKEGDRVGVPWLYTACGHCVHCLGGWETLCELQQNTGYSVNGSFAEYVLADPNYVGHLPDNVGFIDIAPILCAGVTVYKGLKATETKPGEWVVVSGIGGLGHMAVQYARAMGFNVAAVDIDDRKLDLATRLGAALTVNARDEDPSVAIKKAIGGAQGVLVTAVSPTAFQQALGMVRRGGTVALNGLPPGDFPLSIFDTVLNGITVRGSIVGTRLDLLEALEFAGEGKVHATVHTEKLENINDVFARMHHGDIEGRIVLDLA
- a CDS encoding aldehyde dehydrogenase family protein, whose amino-acid sequence is MYEKAIGTINAAPSFRHRYDNFIGGRWSAPATGEYFADTSPINGALIAEFALSTPDDVERALDAAYAAKDGWARVSLAERARLLNRIADRLEDNLELLALAETIDNGKPIRETRAADVPLAIDHFRYFAGCIRAEEGAISSIDHDTIAYHFREPLGVVGQIIPWNFPLLMAAWKIAPALAAGNCTVIKPASQTPLTLMMLAELTADILPPGVLNVVTGPGRTVGQAIAANPRIAKVSFTGETVTGKQIMRAAADHLISQTMELGGKSPNIFMADVLDEEDAFFDKALEGFTLFAFNKGEVCTCPSRALVHESIFDRFMERAVARVAAIRQGNPLDPLVQVGAQASEDQLHKILGYIEIGKAEGAQCLTGGARALPGGELDHGYFVQPTVFVGDNRMRIFQEEIFGPVLSVTRFKTVEEAITLANDTAYGLGAGVWTRNGNTAYRLGRAIQAGRVWTNCYHQYPAHAAFGGYKASGFGRENHKMMLDHYQQTKNLLVSYDEHALGLF
- a CDS encoding adenylate kinase, which gives rise to MRLIMLGPPGAGKGTQAQRLVERYSIPQLSTGEMLRAAVANGTGIGRGAKAIMDRGEFVPDDVVSHMVSDRIDQEDCRRGFILDGFPRTVAQAEALTAMLDQKGVKLDAVIELKVNPATLIERMEKRVADTLAAGGTVRSDDNPDTFATRLDEYRQKTAPLLNYYRRRGELVEVDGMQGMDIVARDIASVLAKVDSN
- a CDS encoding universal stress protein gives rise to the protein MLTADSQGIHAKLKKKDTSAMYKHILIATDGSELAQKGVDHGLSLAANLGAEVIVVTVTEPFPIYAGEGWALGPNDFERYHADQTRYAQELLDPIKASAEKLGVPCETHHVPQSRPAEAILEVAAKKGCSLIVMASHGRRGLGRLFLGSQTQEVVSRSSLPVLVVR
- a CDS encoding IS3 family transposase (programmed frameshift), coding for MKPRSSHSKLSSKAPAEQVVKSIRRQTRRHFSAEDKIRIVLDGLRGEDSIAELCRKEGIAQSLYYTWSKEFMEAGKRRLAGDTARAATTGEVQDLRREARALKECVADLTLENRLLKKHDRGWGRRRMRYPASEKLEIIRIVEQSHLPAKRTLDQLGIPRRTFYRWYDRYLEGGPEALEDRPSVPIRVWNRIPAKIYDQIIELALEQSELSPRELAVRFTDEQRYFVSEATVYRLLKAHDLITSPAYVVIKAADQFHTKTTRPNEMWQTDFTYFKIIGWGWMYLSTVLDDFSRYIIAWKLCTNMRAEDVTDTLDLALAASGCDSATVLHKPRLLSDNGPSYIAGELAEYIEVRKMSHVRGAPCHPQTQGKIERWHQTLKNRILLENYFLPGDLEAQIEAFVEHYNHQRYHESLANVTPADAYFGRAPAIIKQRERLKRQTIEHRRLQHRKLAA
- a CDS encoding copper resistance protein B codes for the protein MTIHGESTSHASVSQPTDRAASFRPGAGERLRYEFSRKLAPHVGFVWECALGGTADFRRANRELVTERRVVVGLRLWW
- a CDS encoding MFS transporter; translated protein: MLLFAVAAASAGQTAMLAFLPSLVDDGQSPLSLRAHDFHVASLSAVHPLAALLFAPLWGWLADRVDYRVVLRAALVVLVFALAPVGVVALPVLYLLRMLAGMSAAAIIPLALLATSFAAGGRSKRAIHFTWLTAFVFLGDMSAPLLAEASRAVFPRAPLLMLAALVAMIALFMMFVRLPASGGAGSRGDDREAASLPTTLILLLVTVLGGGGLAAIHVSLLVTRAETSLNRETIAWMLSLCGFAMLAAQLFHTRVSWLVTAPRLLACFTLALLAAALFVFPYGSSMVGIAGLIVAAGWSSASIRLVTSFWIGGSALPSGWKLGLQHAAASIGQALAPIAIALAEPGEQSRILLGIGWMSMLLLIALPLVWRRRPDSTRANGR
- a CDS encoding DUF2933 domain-containing protein — translated: MDDHDHRLRKRGRMVLIGFLLVAGFFLIAEHTAHFFGALPYLILLACPLMHLFMHRGHGGHHHGGDEPTQAQTGLPANSNERTEGAPR